One Purpureocillium takamizusanense chromosome 1, complete sequence genomic window carries:
- a CDS encoding uncharacterized protein (SECRETED:SignalP(1-19~SECRETED:cutsite=ISA-GR~SECRETED:prob=0.7096)): MKSPIALLSLFLFAQTISAGRKRRTKEEAEATILEHNTNLSGKCDPETQICHVGCWRMRIDKGYVSQALEVATYYLPREVKRAATCPDSSCVTGVCWASWPDCDKLPTWVKCA; this comes from the exons ATGAAGTCACCCATCGCCCTCCTCAGCCTCTTCCTATTCGCCCAGACCATCTCGGCTGGGAGGAAGCGAAGAACGAAAGAAGAAGCCGAAGCTACGATTCTCGAACACAATACAAACCTTTCAGGCAAG TGTGATCCGGAGACGCAGATATGCCACGTTGGATGCTGGAGAATGAGAATCGACAAGGGCTACGTGTCGCAGGCGCTGGAAGTGGCGACCTATTATTTGCCGAGAGAGGTCAAGCGAGCAGCGACATGTCCAGATTCCTCG TGCGTTACGGGGGTTTGTTGGGCTTCCTGGCCAGATTGTGACAAGCTGCCGACCTGGGTGAAATGCGCATAG